From a single Patagioenas fasciata isolate bPatFas1 chromosome 19, bPatFas1.hap1, whole genome shotgun sequence genomic region:
- the ABHD11 gene encoding sn-1-specific diacylglycerol lipase ABHD11 isoform X3 gives MMLRRLSRAPAPPGRLRPRPPLAAAPRSVVTAALGTTPGLATPSRRPRPPATPLPPVATPLSRSAVPVAYTEVSGRGDRPPLLMLHGLFGNRGNFQTAAKALVRGGSGKPDLVERLISVDISPVTTTPVSEFSAYISAMKTVKIPKGLSRSAARQLADDQLRPVVQLPQMRQFLLTNLVEVEGRYVWRVNLEAISHHLADIMNFPPFHKPYPGPALFLGGSNSPYISSKDYPEIQRLFPRANVKHIEGAGHIVHQDKFKEFITAVLNFLPPP, from the exons ATGATGCTCCGCCGGCTGtcccgcgcccccgccccgccgggccggctgcgcccccgcccgccgctcgccgccgccccccgctccGTGGTGAC GGCAGCGCTTGGCACCACCCCCGGGCTAGCCACGCCCTCGCGCCGACCGCGCCCTCCGGCCACGCCCCTGCCCCCTGTGGCCACGCCCCTCTCCCGCAGCGCGGTGCCGGTGGCGTACACGGAGGTGTCGGGACGCGGGGACCGGCCGCCCCTCCTGATGCTCCACGGGCTCTTCGGCAACCGCGGCAACTTCCAGACGGCGGCCAAGGCGCTGgtgcgcggcggcagcggcaag CCAGACCTGGTGGAGCGCCTCATCTCTGTGGACATTAGTCCTGTCACAACCACACCTGTCTCCGAATTCTCTGCCTACATCTCAGCCATGAAGACAGTGAAGATCCCGAAGGGTCTGTCCCGCTCTGCAGCCCGCCAGCTGGCTGACGATCAGCTGCGACCAGTGGTGCAG CTCCCGCAGATGAGGCAGTTCCTGCTCACCAACCTGGTGGAGGTGGAGGGCCGGTACGTCTGGCGGGTGAACCTGGAGGCCATTTCCCACCACTTGGCAGATATCATGAACTTCCCCCCCTTCCACAAGCCGTATCCTGGCCCTGCACTCTTCTTGGGAGGATCCAACTCACCCTATATCAG CTCCAAAGACTATCCGGAGATCCAGCGCCTCTTCCCCAGGGCCAATGTCAAGCACATCGAAGGTGCGGGCCACATAGTCCATCAGGATAAATTCAAGGAATTCATCACTGCTGTCCTCAACTTCCTGCCACCTCCGTAG
- the LOC136110042 gene encoding caspase-1-like isoform X1, with the protein MADQQLLNVRTEFVERVSKPLISGLLDDLLAQGVLNLQEVDEVQDRYVVRTDKARCLIDGVRLKGSRASQIFIDSLRKRDGVLAKQLGLATESGPRDAQLPAPNIEVPTGHPISIRGQQWIQQCSLSEYQRIRDTEGDQIYPIHLPRETRTRRALLICNIEFEHLSRRNGAEVDVVGMTKLLEGLGYVVDTHYNLTSQGMATVMKDFADHEEHWTSDSTFLVFMSHGLRAGLCGTKSKDETTDILSLDTIYEKFNNQNCRALLGKPKVVIIQACRGGKRGSVLVSDSADPAAPAPGSADAFPEGLEAEGIREVHLESDFATLHASTPDTLSWRSTEKGTIFIQHLIEQFRNHACDSNLQEIFRKVQRAFEKFPRQLPSQERTTLLRKFYLFPGH; encoded by the exons ATGGCAG ATCAGCAACTCCTGAATGTGCGGACGGAGTTTGTGGAACGGGTGAGCAAGCCACTGATCTCTGGCCTGCTGGACGACCTGCTGGCCCAAGGGGTGCTGAACCTGCAGGAGGTAGACGAGGTGCAGGACCGGTACGTGGTGCGCACCGACAAGGCTCGCTGCCTCATTGATGGCGTGCGCCTCAAGGGCTCCAGGGCCAGCCAGATCTTCATCGACAGCCTCAGGAAGCGCGATGGTGTCTTGGCAAAGCAGCTGGGTTTGGCCACTGAGTCGG GGCCTCGTGATGCGCAGCTGCCTGCCCCCAACATTGAGGTCCCCACTGGGCACCCCATCAGCATCCGGGGCCAGCAGtggatccagcagtgctccctgAGCGAGTACCAGCGCATCAGGGACACAGAGGGAGACCAG ATCTATCCCATCCATCTACCACGGGAGACGCGAACCCGTAGGGCCCTGCTCATCTGCAACATTGAGTTTGAGCACTTGAGCCGGCGAAATGGGGCTGAAGTAGACGTGGTGGGGATGACAAAGCTGCTAGAAGGGCTGGGCTATGTGGTGGACACCCACTACAACTTAACTTCCCAG GGGATGGCTACAGTCATGAAGGATTTTGCAGACCATGAAGAGCACTGGACCTCTGACAGCACCTTCCTGGTCTTCATGTCCCACGGGCTGAGGGCTGGGCTCTGCGGGACCAAGAGCAAAGATGAGACCACAGACATCCTTTCCCTCGACACCATCTATGAGAAATTCAACAACCAGAACTGCCGGGCACTGCTGGGCAAACCCAAAGTGGTCATTATCCAGGCCTGCCGTGGAG GAAAAAGAGGGTCTGTGTTGGTGAGTGATTCTGCAGACCCTGCTGCACCTGCTCCTGGCTCAGCTGACGCATTCCCTGAAGGGCTGGAAGCTGAGGGAATCCGTGAAGTCCACCTGGAAAGCGATTTTGCCACTTTACATGCCTCCACACCTG ATACTTTGTCCTGGAGAAGCACAGAAAaaggcaccattttcatccagcaCCTGATAGAACAGTTTCGAAACCACGCCTGTGACAGCAACTTACAGGAGATCTTCCGAAAG GTGCAACGCGCCTTCGAAAAGTTCCCTCGGCAGTTGCCATCACAAGAACGGACCACACTGCTCAGGAAGTTCTACCTCTTCCCAGGCCACTGA
- the ABHD11 gene encoding sn-1-specific diacylglycerol lipase ABHD11 isoform X1, whose amino-acid sequence MMLRRLSRAPAPPGRLRPRPPLAAAPRSVVTAALGTTPGLATPSRRPRPPATPLPPVATPLSRSAVPVAYTEVSGRGDRPPLLMLHGLFGNRGNFQTAAKALVRGGSGKVLALDARNHGSSPHSPLMSYEAMSLDVQQLLTHLGITKCILLGHSMGGKTAMTLALQRPDLVERLISVDISPVTTTPVSEFSAYISAMKTVKIPKGLSRSAARQLADDQLRPVVQLPQMRQFLLTNLVEVEGRYVWRVNLEAISHHLADIMNFPPFHKPYPGPALFLGGSNSPYISSKDYPEIQRLFPRANVKHIEGAGHIVHQDKFKEFITAVLNFLPPP is encoded by the exons ATGATGCTCCGCCGGCTGtcccgcgcccccgccccgccgggccggctgcgcccccgcccgccgctcgccgccgccccccgctccGTGGTGAC GGCAGCGCTTGGCACCACCCCCGGGCTAGCCACGCCCTCGCGCCGACCGCGCCCTCCGGCCACGCCCCTGCCCCCTGTGGCCACGCCCCTCTCCCGCAGCGCGGTGCCGGTGGCGTACACGGAGGTGTCGGGACGCGGGGACCGGCCGCCCCTCCTGATGCTCCACGGGCTCTTCGGCAACCGCGGCAACTTCCAGACGGCGGCCAAGGCGCTGgtgcgcggcggcagcggcaag GTGCTTGCGCTGGATGCCCGGAACCACGGCAGCAGCCCCCACAGCCCGCTGATGAGCTACGAAGCGATGAGCTTGGATGTGCAGCAGCTCCTGACCCACCTGGGCATCACCAAGTGCATCCTCCTGGGCCACAGCATGGGGGGCAAGACAGCCATGACGCTGGCTTTGCAGCGG CCAGACCTGGTGGAGCGCCTCATCTCTGTGGACATTAGTCCTGTCACAACCACACCTGTCTCCGAATTCTCTGCCTACATCTCAGCCATGAAGACAGTGAAGATCCCGAAGGGTCTGTCCCGCTCTGCAGCCCGCCAGCTGGCTGACGATCAGCTGCGACCAGTGGTGCAG CTCCCGCAGATGAGGCAGTTCCTGCTCACCAACCTGGTGGAGGTGGAGGGCCGGTACGTCTGGCGGGTGAACCTGGAGGCCATTTCCCACCACTTGGCAGATATCATGAACTTCCCCCCCTTCCACAAGCCGTATCCTGGCCCTGCACTCTTCTTGGGAGGATCCAACTCACCCTATATCAG CTCCAAAGACTATCCGGAGATCCAGCGCCTCTTCCCCAGGGCCAATGTCAAGCACATCGAAGGTGCGGGCCACATAGTCCATCAGGATAAATTCAAGGAATTCATCACTGCTGTCCTCAACTTCCTGCCACCTCCGTAG
- the CLDN3 gene encoding claudin-3 produces MSMALEISGLALSVLGWLCTILCCALPMWRVTAFIGNNIVTAQTIWEGLWMNCVVQSTGQMQCKVYDSMLALPQDLQAARAMVVVAIVLAALGLLVAIIGAQCTRCVEDESIKAKITIVSGVIFILSAIMNLIPVSWSANTIIRDFYNPLVLESQKRELGSSLYVGWAASVLLLLGGSLLCSSCPPKDDRYTTSKVAYSAPRSAVTSYDKKNYV; encoded by the coding sequence ATGTCGATGGCGCTGGAGATCAGCGGGTTGGCCTTGTCGGTGCTGGGTTGGTTGTGCACCATCctctgctgcgccttgcccatgTGGAGGGTGACGGCTTTCATCGGCAACAACATCGTGACGGCGCAGACCATCTGGGAAGGGCTGTGGATGAACTGCGTGGTGCAGAGCACGGGGCAGATGCAGTGCAAGGTCTACGACTCCATGCTGGCCCTGCCGCAGGATCTGCAAGCCGCCCGCGCCATGGTGGTGGTGGCCATTGTCTTGGCCGCCCTGGGTTTACTGGTGGCCATCATAGGCGCCCAGTGCACCCGATGCGTGGAGGACGAGAGCATCAAAGCCAAGATCACCATCGTCTCCGGCGTCATCTTCATCCTCTCCGCCATCATGAACCTCATCCCCGTCTCCTGGTCAGCCAACACCATCATCCGGGATTTCTACAACCCGCTGGTGCTCGAATCCCAGAAGCGGGAGCTGGGCAGCTCGCTCTACGTGGGCTGGGCGGCCTCtgtcctcctgctgctgggggggtccctgctctgcagctcctgccccCCCAAAGACGACAGGTACACCACCAGCAAGGTGGCCTACTCAGCCCCGCGCTCCGCTGTCACCAGCTACGACAAGAAGAACTATGTCTGA
- the ABHD11 gene encoding sn-1-specific diacylglycerol lipase ABHD11 isoform X2, whose amino-acid sequence MMLRRLSRAPAPPGRLRPRPPLAAAPRSVVTAVPVAYTEVSGRGDRPPLLMLHGLFGNRGNFQTAAKALVRGGSGKVLALDARNHGSSPHSPLMSYEAMSLDVQQLLTHLGITKCILLGHSMGGKTAMTLALQRPDLVERLISVDISPVTTTPVSEFSAYISAMKTVKIPKGLSRSAARQLADDQLRPVVQLPQMRQFLLTNLVEVEGRYVWRVNLEAISHHLADIMNFPPFHKPYPGPALFLGGSNSPYISSKDYPEIQRLFPRANVKHIEGAGHIVHQDKFKEFITAVLNFLPPP is encoded by the exons ATGATGCTCCGCCGGCTGtcccgcgcccccgccccgccgggccggctgcgcccccgcccgccgctcgccgccgccccccgctccGTGGTGAC CGCGGTGCCGGTGGCGTACACGGAGGTGTCGGGACGCGGGGACCGGCCGCCCCTCCTGATGCTCCACGGGCTCTTCGGCAACCGCGGCAACTTCCAGACGGCGGCCAAGGCGCTGgtgcgcggcggcagcggcaag GTGCTTGCGCTGGATGCCCGGAACCACGGCAGCAGCCCCCACAGCCCGCTGATGAGCTACGAAGCGATGAGCTTGGATGTGCAGCAGCTCCTGACCCACCTGGGCATCACCAAGTGCATCCTCCTGGGCCACAGCATGGGGGGCAAGACAGCCATGACGCTGGCTTTGCAGCGG CCAGACCTGGTGGAGCGCCTCATCTCTGTGGACATTAGTCCTGTCACAACCACACCTGTCTCCGAATTCTCTGCCTACATCTCAGCCATGAAGACAGTGAAGATCCCGAAGGGTCTGTCCCGCTCTGCAGCCCGCCAGCTGGCTGACGATCAGCTGCGACCAGTGGTGCAG CTCCCGCAGATGAGGCAGTTCCTGCTCACCAACCTGGTGGAGGTGGAGGGCCGGTACGTCTGGCGGGTGAACCTGGAGGCCATTTCCCACCACTTGGCAGATATCATGAACTTCCCCCCCTTCCACAAGCCGTATCCTGGCCCTGCACTCTTCTTGGGAGGATCCAACTCACCCTATATCAG CTCCAAAGACTATCCGGAGATCCAGCGCCTCTTCCCCAGGGCCAATGTCAAGCACATCGAAGGTGCGGGCCACATAGTCCATCAGGATAAATTCAAGGAATTCATCACTGCTGTCCTCAACTTCCTGCCACCTCCGTAG
- the LOC136110042 gene encoding caspase-1-like isoform X2: protein MPQCQGNVLGTPRSRSKRGCKACRGSGPALSELSDSGDRRGTGGGWQQAKARAKRKEVELCKTFAFIFLRVRTLRDCFCRPRFEGRWQIYPIHLPRETRTRRALLICNIEFEHLSRRNGAEVDVVGMTKLLEGLGYVVDTHYNLTSQGMATVMKDFADHEEHWTSDSTFLVFMSHGLRAGLCGTKSKDETTDILSLDTIYEKFNNQNCRALLGKPKVVIIQACRGGKRGSVLVSDSADPAAPAPGSADAFPEGLEAEGIREVHLESDFATLHASTPDTLSWRSTEKGTIFIQHLIEQFRNHACDSNLQEIFRKVQRAFEKFPRQLPSQERTTLLRKFYLFPGH from the exons ATGCCCCAGTGTCAGGGGAATGTGCTGGGCACCCCCAGAAGCAGATCCAAGCGTGGCTGCAAAGCGTGCAGGGGCTCTGGCCCCGCGCTCAGCGAACTCTCAGACTCAGGCGACCGCAGGGGTACAGGCGGGGGATGGCAGCAGGCCAAGGCCCGCGCAAAGAGGAAGGAAGTGGagctgtgtaaaacatttgctttCATATTCCTCCGCGTCAGGACACTACGTGACTGCTTCTGCAGGCCACGGTTTGAGGGGCGATGGCAG ATCTATCCCATCCATCTACCACGGGAGACGCGAACCCGTAGGGCCCTGCTCATCTGCAACATTGAGTTTGAGCACTTGAGCCGGCGAAATGGGGCTGAAGTAGACGTGGTGGGGATGACAAAGCTGCTAGAAGGGCTGGGCTATGTGGTGGACACCCACTACAACTTAACTTCCCAG GGGATGGCTACAGTCATGAAGGATTTTGCAGACCATGAAGAGCACTGGACCTCTGACAGCACCTTCCTGGTCTTCATGTCCCACGGGCTGAGGGCTGGGCTCTGCGGGACCAAGAGCAAAGATGAGACCACAGACATCCTTTCCCTCGACACCATCTATGAGAAATTCAACAACCAGAACTGCCGGGCACTGCTGGGCAAACCCAAAGTGGTCATTATCCAGGCCTGCCGTGGAG GAAAAAGAGGGTCTGTGTTGGTGAGTGATTCTGCAGACCCTGCTGCACCTGCTCCTGGCTCAGCTGACGCATTCCCTGAAGGGCTGGAAGCTGAGGGAATCCGTGAAGTCCACCTGGAAAGCGATTTTGCCACTTTACATGCCTCCACACCTG ATACTTTGTCCTGGAGAAGCACAGAAAaaggcaccattttcatccagcaCCTGATAGAACAGTTTCGAAACCACGCCTGTGACAGCAACTTACAGGAGATCTTCCGAAAG GTGCAACGCGCCTTCGAAAAGTTCCCTCGGCAGTTGCCATCACAAGAACGGACCACACTGCTCAGGAAGTTCTACCTCTTCCCAGGCCACTGA